A stretch of Arcobacter arenosus DNA encodes these proteins:
- a CDS encoding DUF1538 family protein, whose protein sequence is MTQFNFFLKLLKESFRDLLPIIIVILFFQLAIIQAVPEGWVSTAIGLGIVGVGLAIFLQGLEIGVFPVGEGLARDFAKYGNMKWVLVFGFLIGFGTTIAEPALAVIADKAASISSGRIDATILRLVVAGSVGFAIFLGVFRIYKGHPIHYYIIAGYIAVVGVTFFAPQEIIGLAYDLGGVTTSTVTVPLVAALGIGLASSIKGRNPVVDGFGLIAFASLTPMIFVQIYGIAVYNLVDAKDVAQVVVEATVSSTADISVQSIITGIIAVVKDVAPILLIILFFQYGVIKKRIEKIKTVFFGFFLVIIGLYAFILGLEMGLFSLGETMAYQLTKRDSVFVIYAFAFAIGFSTTMAEPALMAIAKKAREISDGKINDFALRVFVAGGVAIGIALGAFRIVDGGHIHYYIIFGYILVIVLTFIAPKYIIPIAYDSGGVTTSTVTVPLVAALGIGLATNIEGRSPLIDGFGLIAFASLFPMITVMLYGVITEKLGVKSDTEIEAANILRDALIDAENMDLATVNIDGSDRRHSLPMDFSAVVILVPKEKKIDAIQAASKAGAPGVTVLRADGIGLGKIDNFYRSGFEANDVMLLFLLPQSMVNPVIKSIIHSLHITTTGKGIAFAFPLTHMKGISLSRHDIFVNRKDHKNLDSEELIRQEEEKLTEKFKETAVVHEEINK, encoded by the coding sequence ATGACTCAATTTAATTTCTTTCTAAAATTATTGAAAGAGTCTTTTCGAGATTTATTACCTATTATTATTGTAATCTTATTTTTTCAACTTGCTATTATTCAAGCAGTTCCTGAAGGATGGGTTAGTACAGCAATTGGATTAGGTATTGTTGGTGTTGGTTTAGCAATTTTTTTACAAGGTCTAGAAATTGGTGTGTTTCCTGTTGGTGAAGGGCTTGCTAGAGATTTTGCAAAATATGGGAACATGAAATGGGTATTAGTTTTCGGTTTCTTAATAGGTTTTGGTACAACTATTGCAGAGCCTGCCCTTGCTGTTATTGCTGATAAAGCAGCTTCCATTTCTAGTGGAAGAATTGATGCAACAATTTTAAGATTGGTTGTTGCTGGTTCAGTAGGGTTTGCTATCTTCTTAGGTGTCTTTAGAATTTATAAAGGCCACCCAATTCATTATTATATTATTGCAGGATATATTGCTGTAGTTGGTGTAACATTTTTTGCACCACAAGAGATAATTGGACTTGCATATGACCTTGGTGGTGTTACCACTTCAACCGTAACCGTTCCATTAGTTGCTGCCCTTGGTATTGGTTTAGCTTCATCTATTAAAGGAAGAAATCCTGTTGTAGATGGATTCGGTCTTATTGCCTTTGCTTCATTAACTCCAATGATATTTGTTCAGATTTATGGAATTGCAGTATATAATTTAGTTGATGCAAAAGATGTTGCTCAAGTTGTAGTTGAAGCAACTGTATCTTCAACAGCAGATATTAGTGTTCAATCAATTATTACTGGAATAATTGCAGTTGTTAAAGATGTTGCACCTATTTTATTAATTATTCTATTTTTTCAGTATGGTGTTATCAAAAAAAGAATTGAAAAAATCAAAACAGTATTTTTTGGATTTTTTCTTGTAATTATTGGTTTATATGCATTTATTCTTGGACTTGAGATGGGTCTATTCTCTCTTGGTGAGACTATGGCTTATCAACTTACAAAAAGAGATTCTGTATTTGTAATTTATGCCTTTGCTTTTGCAATTGGTTTTTCAACAACTATGGCAGAACCTGCACTTATGGCAATTGCTAAAAAAGCTAGAGAGATATCTGATGGTAAGATTAACGATTTTGCTTTAAGAGTATTCGTAGCAGGTGGTGTTGCTATTGGTATTGCTCTAGGTGCTTTTAGAATTGTTGATGGTGGACATATTCATTACTATATTATTTTTGGGTATATTTTAGTAATCGTTCTTACTTTTATTGCTCCAAAATATATTATCCCTATTGCATATGATAGTGGTGGGGTTACAACTTCAACTGTAACTGTTCCTTTAGTTGCTGCACTTGGTATTGGACTTGCTACAAATATTGAAGGACGAAGTCCCCTTATTGATGGTTTTGGACTTATTGCTTTTGCTTCATTATTTCCAATGATTACGGTTATGCTTTATGGGGTTATAACTGAAAAACTTGGAGTTAAATCTGATACTGAAATTGAAGCTGCAAATATCTTAAGGGATGCCTTAATCGATGCAGAAAATATGGATTTAGCAACTGTAAATATTGATGGTAGTGATAGACGACACTCTTTACCAATGGACTTTTCAGCAGTTGTTATCTTAGTTCCAAAAGAGAAAAAAATTGATGCTATCCAAGCTGCTAGTAAAGCGGGTGCTCCAGGGGTTACTGTATTAAGAGCAGACGGTATTGGTCTTGGAAAAATTGATAACTTTTATAGGTCTGGCTTTGAAGCAAATGATGTAATGTTATTATTCCTTTTACCTCAAAGTATGGTTAATCCTGTTATTAAATCGATTATTCACTCTTTACATATTACAACTACAGGAAAAGGTATTGCCTTTGCCTTCCCATTAACCCATATGAAAGGGATTAGTTTAAGTAGACATGATATCTTTGTAAATAGAAAAGACCATAAGAATCTTGATAGTGAAGAGTTGATTAGACAAGAAGAGGAAAAATTAACAGAAAAGTTTAAAGAGACAGCAGTAGTTCATGAAGAGATTAACAAGTAA
- a CDS encoding 2-isopropylmalate synthase → MDKNKIIVFDTTLRDGEQSPGCSMNTEEKIKVALQLEKLGVDVIEAGFAAASPGDFDAVSRIAEIVKNSSICSLSRAIETDIKQSGLAVSKAPLHRIHTFIATSPIHMKYKLKMEPDEVIKRAIHAVEYARTFVDDVEFSLEDAGRSEISFMKEVMDAVIAAGASTINLPDTVGYRLPTELGAMVKELSDFAGDRARISVHNHNDLGLATANTLAAVQNGARQIEVTINGLGERAGNSSLEEAVMAIKTRKDAFGDLYTTINTPEIYPTSRLVATITGVEPQQNKAIVGKNAFAHESGIHQDGVLKHQETYEIMKPEDVGVFKDSTLILGKHSGRAAFRDKINHLGFDKVTDEELNAAFERFKVLADKKKEVTDDDVRMLITDESLNQDKTYELIGLQISDCSSGTPMAAVTIKHNDEILSDANIGDGTMDAIFKTIDRLTGISGDLQSYNVTSVTEGKDALAKVTTRIVFDKNTPSFVGHGLSIDTMLATAKAYLGAVNSYLSQKERLSKKTEHQV, encoded by the coding sequence ATGGATAAAAATAAAATTATAGTTTTTGATACAACTTTAAGAGATGGGGAACAATCTCCTGGTTGTTCTATGAATACAGAAGAGAAAATTAAAGTTGCTTTACAATTAGAAAAATTAGGTGTAGATGTAATTGAGGCAGGTTTTGCAGCGGCAAGTCCAGGTGATTTTGATGCTGTTAGTAGAATTGCAGAGATTGTTAAAAATTCTTCAATCTGTTCTTTATCTAGAGCAATTGAAACTGATATTAAACAATCAGGTTTAGCAGTTTCAAAAGCTCCATTACATAGAATTCATACATTTATTGCTACTTCTCCAATTCATATGAAGTACAAATTAAAAATGGAACCAGATGAAGTTATAAAAAGAGCAATCCATGCTGTTGAATATGCAAGAACATTTGTTGATGATGTAGAGTTTTCTTTAGAAGATGCTGGACGTTCTGAAATCTCATTTATGAAAGAGGTTATGGATGCAGTAATTGCAGCTGGAGCTTCAACAATTAACTTACCTGATACAGTTGGATATAGATTGCCAACTGAGTTAGGTGCAATGGTTAAAGAATTATCTGATTTTGCTGGAGATAGAGCAAGAATTTCAGTTCACAATCACAACGATTTAGGTTTAGCAACAGCGAATACTTTAGCTGCAGTTCAAAATGGTGCAAGGCAAATAGAAGTTACAATCAATGGTTTAGGTGAAAGAGCAGGTAACTCTTCTTTAGAAGAAGCAGTTATGGCTATTAAAACTAGAAAAGATGCTTTTGGTGATTTATATACGACTATTAATACTCCGGAGATTTACCCAACATCAAGATTAGTTGCAACAATTACAGGTGTTGAACCACAACAAAATAAAGCTATTGTTGGTAAAAATGCCTTTGCTCACGAAAGTGGAATTCACCAAGATGGTGTTTTAAAACATCAAGAAACATATGAGATTATGAAACCTGAAGATGTAGGTGTATTTAAAGATTCTACATTAATTTTAGGAAAACACAGTGGTAGAGCTGCATTTAGGGATAAAATCAATCATTTAGGTTTTGATAAAGTTACTGATGAAGAGTTAAATGCAGCTTTTGAAAGATTTAAAGTATTAGCTGATAAGAAAAAAGAAGTTACTGATGATGATGTAAGAATGTTAATTACTGATGAGTCTTTAAACCAAGACAAAACTTATGAATTAATTGGTTTACAAATTTCCGATTGTTCATCTGGTACTCCAATGGCAGCAGTTACAATTAAACATAATGATGAGATTTTAAGTGATGCAAATATTGGTGATGGAACAATGGACGCAATCTTTAAAACAATTGATAGATTAACTGGAATTTCTGGTGATTTACAAAGTTATAATGTAACTTCTGTAACAGAAGGTAAAGATGCTTTAGCAAAAGTTACAACAAGAATTGTATTTGACAAAAATACTCCATCATTTGTAGGACATGGATTAAGCATAGATACAATGCTTGCAACTGCAAAAGCATATTTAGGTGCAGTTAACTCTTACCTTTCTCAAAAAGAAAGATTATCTAAAAAAACAGAACATCAAGTGTAA
- a CDS encoding phosphatidylserine decarboxylase has protein sequence MFDNMIAKEGYQKILVAFIAFLFFTILECGLLAFISFASFIFFIYAYRYKYIDLNTLEKNKIYAPISGKISAIDVKDFKKIIYIDVSLCDSHILRSLDSGLTKTQIRYGLNLVLSSLKSKKLNSQAIFEYKDTSMQIVSSLFNDSIEIEKKDKFIKGEKIGTFLNGQVIITLDESYKTDLKIGQKVESGITILAIK, from the coding sequence ATGTTTGATAATATGATAGCAAAAGAGGGATATCAAAAAATTTTAGTGGCATTTATTGCCTTTTTGTTTTTTACAATTTTAGAGTGTGGCCTTTTAGCCTTTATCTCTTTTGCTTCATTTATCTTTTTTATTTATGCCTATAGGTATAAATATATTGATTTAAATACTTTAGAAAAAAATAAAATATATGCACCTATATCAGGAAAAATTTCAGCTATTGATGTAAAAGATTTTAAAAAAATTATCTATATTGATGTTTCTTTATGTGATTCTCATATATTAAGAAGTTTAGACTCAGGACTTACAAAAACACAAATCAGATATGGTTTGAATTTAGTTTTATCTTCACTTAAATCTAAAAAACTTAACAGTCAAGCAATCTTTGAATATAAAGATACAAGTATGCAAATTGTTTCATCTTTATTTAATGATTCAATTGAAATAGAAAAAAAAGATAAATTCATCAAAGGTGAAAAAATAGGAACATTTTTAAATGGGCAAGTAATAATCACTTTAGATGAAAGTTATAAAACTGACTTAAAAATAGGACAAAAAGTAGAATCAGGTATTACTATTTTAGCAATAAAATAA